The following DNA comes from Tautonia marina.
CAGACGATTTCCTGGACCATTTCCGTGCCAGGGAATTTCAGGTCGAAGCGCCGCCCGCCCGCATGACCATCGTGGCCCTGTCGCATCATGACGAATTCAGCCGTTTTCTTCGAACCGATCTCCCGGCCGACGTGACCGGGATCTATGAGATCGGATCCAATTATCTGGCACTCTACGATGGTCGGAGCGGGAGCCCAGCCGGAGCCCAGGCAGAACGGGCGAATTCGATCACCTTATTTCATGAAGCCACCCATCAACTCACGTTCAACACGGGTCTGCTCGACCGCAACGCCGACATCCCCCTGGCCTTCCTGGAAGGGTTGGCCATGTACGGCGAGGTTCGACGCCCCCGTGGCAGGGCCAAAATCGGGGCGGTCAATCGGGAGCGACTCGGAGTCCTGGTCAGAGCGCTCCAACAGGGAAAGGCTCTTTTGCCAATCGCCGACCTGATTCGTACTGACGCTCCGTTCACCGAGGCATCGACGGTGCAACTTGCGTACGCACAGTCATGGTTAATGATCTATTCCTTGATGCGTAATCCGCAGGCTGCCGAGCGCTTGCGAACCTATCTGAACGCGTTCGACTCGGCTCAGCCTGTCCGACCTCGCGTGGAGCTGGCTCGAGATTGCCTCGGTGAACTGGATCAACTCGACCAATACTTCCGTGGCGTGCTCGTTCGGCTCAGCCGGGGGCTTT
Coding sequences within:
- a CDS encoding DUF1570 domain-containing protein — protein: MPSLCLGPQITRRWWFRSTATIALVGSVRSWAGELPLAEPDSARLELLRQQGAEAGLPEFRQHEGKRYVALGTAPNDFMQGALTLCEGLADDFLDHFRAREFQVEAPPARMTIVALSHHDEFSRFLRTDLPADVTGIYEIGSNYLALYDGRSGSPAGAQAERANSITLFHEATHQLTFNTGLLDRNADIPLAFLEGLAMYGEVRRPRGRAKIGAVNRERLGVLVRALQQGKALLPIADLIRTDAPFTEASTVQLAYAQSWLMIYSLMRNPQAAERLRTYLNAFDSAQPVRPRVELARDCLGELDQLDQYFRGVLVRLSRGL